In one Bacillus rossius redtenbacheri isolate Brsri chromosome 11, Brsri_v3, whole genome shotgun sequence genomic region, the following are encoded:
- the LOC134537108 gene encoding receptor-type tyrosine-protein phosphatase H-like: MGDETMTRASRSPLCRVWAASSIHSLRSSCARQWQSPGVERMPAYLFTTLVILLSCAATNLAGSKCKYGARVSRLQVTAEGLVSWSAPKAPAACAEAGWRVCAGLVGPAPHCSVVPMSSRSLQLEGLLPCRWHNISVAAVGTLGQAAAILFFMPGLPATDVPLVAEPKMLLVQPNRVVVTFNETGSSQETCFSHYTACWSANGSAETCKRKRGYEALETGRLQLCSNYTFRFWTSVLDSVNSSYRSLAQFTGAGDVRDMTITTVSSNSIGIRWQPPSPEGDCVDHYWVEHDSGIAKVAANTTEHLVTDLLPCKHYFVQVHAVSAHGTLSNAVRRRAITRPSLPGVVTDMRVEWTSSRRVLVRWVAPADTRFCHVRYSVCWRKSGVDNERCARRKLSPYPSHVIGKLKPCTEYTVKVAVLGAEKVLGDAASIRAVTGPEPVAGLRTERLPAGPKVLRWEAPPCAVSYQVCWGAWGGAGSHHCANTTSTSFALAEGDPRLDTFTYSVVALGPSGASSDRALAHVAF, encoded by the exons aTGGGTGACGAGACGATGACGCGCGCGTCGCGGTCTCCTCTGTGCCGAGTGTGGGCAGCGAGCTCCATTCACAGCCTCCGGTCCTCCTGCGCGCGTCAGTGGCAATCTCCAGGCGTCGAGAG AATGCCAGCATACTTATTCACAACGTTGGTGATACTTCTATCTTGCGCTGCAACTAATTTGGCTGGAAGCAAGTGCAAAT ATGGCGCCAGGGTGAGCCGCCTGCAGGTGACAGCCGAGGGGCTGGTCTCGTGGAGCGCGCCCAAGGCCCCGGCCGCGTGCGCCGAAGCTGGTTGGCGGGTGTGCGCGGGCCTCGTTGGGCCGGCGCCCCACTGCTCCGTGGTCCCGATGTCCTCCAGAAGCCTGCAACTCGAAGGACTGCTCCCCTGCCGCTGGCACAACATATCCGTGGCTGCCGTCGGCACCCTGGGTCaggcagcggccatcttgttctTCATGCCGGGGTTGCCGGCAACGG ATGTGCCTCTGGTCGCGGAGCCGAAGATGCTGCTGGTGCAGCCCAACCGGGTGGTGGTGACCTTCAACGAGACAGGGTCGTCCCAAGAGACGTGCTTCTCCCACTACACCGCGTGCTGGTCAGCCAATGGCTCGGCGGAGACCTGCAAGAGGAAGAGGGGCTACGAGGCGCTGGAAACTGGCCGGCTTCAGCTGTGCTCCAACTACACTTTCAGGTTCTGGACCTCGGTGCTGGACAGTGTCAACTCCAGCTACCGGAGCCTTGCCCAGTTCACAG GCGCAGGGGATGTCCGGGACATGACGATAACGACGGTGAGCTCAAACTCCATCGGGATCCGCTGGCAGCCTCCGTCTCCAGAAGGCGACTGCGTGGACCACTACTGGGTCGAGCACGACTCGGGCATCGCCAAGGTCGCCGCCAACACCACGGAACACCTGGTGACGGACCTGCTGCCGTGCAAGCACTACTTCGTGCAGGTGCACGCCGTGTCAGCCCACGGCACGTTGTCCAACGCCGTGCGGCGGAGAGCCATCACTCGCCCCAGTT TGCCTGGCGTGGTGACGGACATGCGCGTGGAGTGGACATCGTCTCGCCGCGTGCTGGTGCGGTGGGTGGCGCCCGCCGACACGCGGTTCTGTCACGTGCGGTACTCGGTGTGCTGGCGCAAGAGCGGCGTGGACAACGAGCGCTGCGCCCGCCGCAAGCTGTCGCCCTACCCGTCCCACGTCATCGGCAAGCTGAAGCCGTGCACCGAGTACACGGTCAAGGTGGCGGTGCTGGGAGCCGAGAAGGTCCTGGGTGACGCCGCGTCCATCAGGGCAGTGACAG GTCCCGAGCCAGTCGCCGGTCTGAGGACGGAGCGGCTGCCCGCCGGCCCGAAGGTGCTGCGCTGGGAGGCGCCCCCTTGCGCCGTGTCCTACCAGGTGTGCTGGGGAGCCTGGGGCGGCGCTGGCAGTCACCACTGTGCCAACACCACGAGCACCAGCTTCGCCCTGGCAGAGGGAGACCCCCGCCTCGACACCTTCACCTACAGCGTGGTCGCACTGGGCCCCAGCGGCGCGTCGTCCGACCGGGCTCTGGCGCACGTGGCCTTCTGA